A window of Patescibacteria group bacterium contains these coding sequences:
- a CDS encoding 2-oxoacid:acceptor oxidoreductase family protein — MQNIFEIRIHARAQQGANTVAHFFAESVINYGKYAQAFPYFGPERSGSPLMSFVRISDEPIRIYSQVYNPNISVVIDQTLLNTENVAKDFTEKQMVLVNSPKSSEQINQILKSKAKIYSVDANKISEEIFGKTIPNTVLLGALIKVLEIDNQKFITLDHVVKTINQEFPARYGQLLTDQNVKAVKTGYDSVI; from the coding sequence ATGCAAAATATTTTTGAAATTAGAATTCATGCTCGAGCCCAACAAGGCGCAAATACAGTTGCGCATTTTTTCGCTGAAAGCGTTATTAATTATGGCAAATATGCTCAAGCCTTTCCATATTTTGGACCAGAAAGATCAGGCTCGCCATTAATGTCTTTTGTCAGGATTTCTGATGAGCCAATTAGAATTTATTCTCAAGTTTATAATCCAAATATTTCAGTTGTCATTGATCAAACTTTGCTAAATACTGAAAATGTTGCTAAAGATTTTACAGAAAAACAAATGGTTTTAGTTAATTCTCCTAAATCAAGCGAACAAATTAATCAAATTCTAAAAAGCAAAGCCAAAATTTATTCAGTTGATGCCAATAAAATTTCAGAAGAAATTTTTGGCAAAACAATTCCAAACACAGTTTTGCTCGGCGCTTTGATTAAAGTTTTAGAAATAGATAATCAAAAATTTATTACTCTTGATCATGTTGTAAAAACAATTAATCAAGAATTTCCAGCGAGATATGGACAATTGTTGACTGATCAAAACGTTAAAGCTGTAAAAACCGGATATGACTCAGTCATATAG
- a CDS encoding CapA family protein, with amino-acid sequence MNKSPSKIILIGIILILAATVGIIFFTKDNKKSVTGETIIDLTSSKKDSASAPKDSADKAENSNSEINLTAVGDIIMSRHVGVKIKESGDNALPFRKVSDILSAGDITFGDLEAPFLNQGDLITEGMSFKAEPEFIEGIKLAGFDVMAMANNHTKNQGPEGLLFTFDLLNQNNIKFCGAGKNFAEAHQPAILESKGKKFAFLAYTYSDGIDFQTHLSENEPDVAFWDANQAKIDIDQAKTQADSVIVYMHAGQEYSPKPIQDQINFAHSAIDNGADLVLGSHPHWVETTEKYKDKYIIYSMGNFVFDQDWSQETKEGVIVKLKYKDNRFNQAEFIPVIIEDFNQPRVANDAEKSKIFNQMELKSSVINF; translated from the coding sequence ATGAATAAGTCACCAAGTAAAATAATTTTAATCGGCATTATCTTAATTCTTGCCGCAACTGTTGGGATTATTTTTTTTACAAAAGATAATAAAAAATCAGTAACTGGTGAAACAATAATTGATTTAACTTCGTCAAAAAAAGATTCCGCCTCCGCTCCAAAAGATTCAGCAGACAAAGCAGAAAATTCAAATTCGGAAATTAATTTAACTGCAGTTGGCGATATTATTATGTCTCGCCATGTTGGCGTAAAAATCAAAGAATCTGGTGACAATGCTTTGCCGTTTCGAAAAGTTAGCGATATCTTGTCAGCAGGCGATATCACATTTGGTGATCTAGAAGCTCCTTTTTTAAATCAAGGCGATTTAATTACTGAAGGTATGAGCTTTAAAGCTGAGCCAGAATTTATTGAAGGCATAAAATTAGCAGGTTTTGATGTTATGGCTATGGCAAATAATCATACTAAAAATCAAGGCCCAGAAGGTTTGCTTTTCACTTTCGATCTATTAAATCAAAATAATATTAAGTTTTGCGGAGCAGGAAAAAATTTCGCTGAAGCACATCAGCCAGCGATTTTAGAAAGCAAAGGCAAAAAATTTGCTTTTCTAGCTTATACTTATTCTGACGGTATTGACTTCCAAACTCATTTGAGCGAAAATGAACCAGACGTTGCTTTTTGGGATGCTAATCAAGCAAAAATAGATATCGACCAAGCTAAAACTCAGGCAGATAGCGTTATAGTCTATATGCACGCTGGACAAGAATATTCTCCAAAGCCAATTCAAGATCAAATCAATTTTGCACATAGTGCAATTGATAATGGCGCAGATCTAGTCTTAGGCTCTCATCCGCATTGGGTTGAGACAACAGAAAAATATAAAGATAAATACATAATTTATTCAATGGGTAATTTTGTTTTTGATCAAGATTGGTCGCAAGAAACAAAAGAAGGTGTTATAGTTAAATTAAAATATAAAGACAACAGATTTAATCAAGCCGAATTTATTCCAGTTATTATTGAAGATTTTAATCAGCCAAGGGTAGCTAATGATGCGGAAAAGTCGAAAATATTTAATCAAATGGAATTGAAAAGTTCTGTAATTAATTTCTAA